Proteins encoded within one genomic window of Citricoccus muralis:
- a CDS encoding YczE/YyaS/YitT family protein: MVLRRVVQLLVGLFFYGVGLAMLVRSMLGAAPWDVLTLGVSNHVPLSFGMVIILVSVVVLLCWIPLRERPGLGTVLNALLVGPAADFALLMIPEVSALWVRVLLMIAGVTMVGLATGLYIGARFGPGPRDGLMTGLHRVTGKPIWVVRTGLEIIVVTLGWLLGGVFGIGTVVFALAIGPLCQFFIPLFDVEPRHRPDPEPAEASAVNVRGRAR; the protein is encoded by the coding sequence ATGGTTCTGCGTCGTGTCGTCCAGCTGCTGGTCGGCTTGTTTTTCTATGGGGTCGGTCTGGCCATGCTGGTTCGCAGCATGCTGGGCGCCGCGCCGTGGGATGTCCTCACTCTCGGGGTGAGCAACCATGTTCCACTAAGTTTTGGGATGGTCATCATCCTCGTCAGCGTGGTGGTGTTGCTGTGCTGGATTCCGTTGCGGGAGCGGCCCGGCCTGGGCACGGTACTCAACGCGCTGCTCGTGGGACCGGCTGCGGATTTCGCACTGCTGATGATTCCAGAGGTGTCCGCACTCTGGGTGCGAGTGCTGTTGATGATCGCCGGGGTGACGATGGTCGGATTGGCCACCGGACTCTACATCGGCGCGCGGTTTGGTCCAGGTCCTCGGGACGGGCTCATGACCGGCCTGCACCGCGTCACCGGAAAGCCCATCTGGGTGGTCCGCACGGGATTAGAAATCATCGTGGTCACCTTGGGCTGGCTGCTCGGCGGCGTCTTCGGGATCGGAACCGTCGTCTTCGCATTGGCCATCGGCCCGCTCTGCCAGTTTTTCATCCCACTCTTCGATGTCGAACCACGTCACCGGCCCGATCCCGAACCCGCGGAAGCCTCCGCTGTGAATGTGCGTGGTCGGGCGCGATGA